The proteins below are encoded in one region of Shewanella putrefaciens:
- the def gene encoding peptide deformylase, producing the protein MAVLNILTIPDERLKRKAQPVKDIDAVQGFIDDLIETMYHTDDGIGLAATQVGSTDAIIVIDLSDDRDQPLVLINPEIVEKSGEFIGEEGCLSIPGYRAKVTRFEKVKVTALDRTGKAIEIETDEFLAIVLQHEIDHLHGKVFIEHLSMLKQQIALKKVRKYA; encoded by the coding sequence ATGGCCGTACTCAATATTTTGACAATCCCCGATGAGCGTCTTAAACGTAAAGCGCAACCAGTAAAAGATATTGATGCCGTTCAGGGATTTATCGATGACTTAATCGAAACCATGTACCACACGGACGATGGTATCGGTTTAGCGGCAACGCAAGTCGGCAGTACGGATGCGATTATCGTGATCGATTTATCTGACGATCGTGACCAACCTTTAGTACTGATTAATCCAGAAATCGTCGAAAAGTCAGGCGAGTTTATCGGTGAAGAAGGTTGTCTGTCGATCCCTGGTTATCGCGCTAAAGTGACCCGGTTTGAAAAGGTCAAAGTCACCGCCTTAGACAGGACTGGCAAAGCGATTGAAATCGAAACCGATGAGTTTTTAGCCATAGTATTGCAGCATGAAATCGATCATTTACACGGTAAAGTGTTTATCGAACATTTATCCATGTTAAAACAACAAATTGCCCTTAAAAAAGTGCGTAAATACGCTTAA
- the fadE gene encoding acyl-CoA dehydrogenase FadE yields the protein MTTLLWIIAMILVLGALAYLRVSLLTATIAAAVVMTAGWTLDVVGPISWIIFLVIALPLNISAFRQNVISRPLMKVYRGIMPEMSSTEKEAIEAGTTWWEADLFAGNPNWKKLHNYPVARLSADEQAFLDGPVEEVCRMVNQHQVSHQLADLPAEVWQYLKDHGFFAMIIKKKYGGLEYSAYAQSRVLQKLAGLSSELASTVGVPNSLGPGELLQHYGTPEQQNYYLPRLAKGLEVPCFALTSPEAGSDAGSIPDFGIVCKGKWEGEEVLGMKLTWNKRYITLAPVATVLGLAFKLRDPDHLLGDKEELGITCALIPTDVEGVETGRRHFPLNCMFQNGPTRGNEVFVPLSFIIGGPKMAGQGWRMLVECLSVGRGITLPSNSAGGVKTAALATGAYARIRRQFKLPIGKLEGIEEPMARIGGNAYLMDAVTSLTTTGIDLGEKPSVISAIVKYHLTDRMQKCVIDAMDIHGGKGVCLGPNNYLGRGYQAAPIAITVEGANILTRSMIIYGQGAIRCHPYVLAEMESAFDNESGQGLANFDAAIFGHIGFATSNFVRSFWLGLTSSRFSNAPYSDKTKRYYQHMNRFSANLALLSDLAMATLGGNLKRKERISARLGDLLSQLYLASATLKRYQDEGRQTDDLPLVQWAVEDALYKLQASLDDLLDNFPMGLGGVLRAVMFPFGRPLKRPSDVLDHKVAKIMQTPCESRDRLGKGQFWTNSEHNAVGIQEQTLKDILASEPLFDKVCKASGKRLPFMWLDKVAAEGKALGVLSDAEVQLLERAEIGRMKSINVDDFDPAELRPEVVATVSQERAA from the coding sequence GTGACTACCCTACTTTGGATCATCGCCATGATCTTAGTGCTAGGAGCCCTAGCTTACCTTCGGGTATCTTTGCTCACTGCCACTATTGCAGCCGCTGTTGTGATGACAGCAGGATGGACACTCGATGTTGTCGGCCCTATCTCTTGGATCATTTTCCTCGTGATCGCGCTGCCACTGAACATCAGTGCATTTAGACAAAATGTGATCAGTCGCCCACTGATGAAGGTATACCGTGGCATTATGCCGGAAATGTCTTCAACCGAAAAAGAAGCGATTGAAGCCGGCACCACTTGGTGGGAAGCAGATCTGTTTGCGGGTAACCCTAACTGGAAAAAACTCCATAACTACCCAGTTGCGCGTTTAAGTGCAGATGAACAAGCCTTCCTCGATGGCCCAGTTGAAGAAGTGTGCCGCATGGTGAACCAGCACCAAGTATCACACCAACTCGCTGATTTGCCTGCTGAAGTATGGCAATACCTCAAAGATCACGGTTTCTTCGCCATGATCATTAAGAAAAAGTACGGCGGTTTAGAATATTCAGCTTATGCCCAATCCCGCGTGTTACAAAAGCTGGCGGGCTTAAGCAGCGAATTGGCTTCAACTGTTGGCGTACCTAACTCTTTAGGCCCTGGCGAATTGCTGCAACACTATGGCACGCCTGAACAACAAAACTACTATTTACCCCGTTTAGCCAAAGGGTTAGAAGTGCCCTGTTTCGCCCTGACCAGCCCTGAGGCCGGTAGCGATGCGGGTTCTATCCCTGACTTTGGTATCGTGTGTAAAGGCAAGTGGGAAGGTGAAGAAGTTCTGGGGATGAAACTGACCTGGAACAAGCGTTATATCACCCTCGCCCCTGTCGCGACCGTATTAGGTTTAGCGTTTAAACTGCGCGATCCTGATCATCTACTCGGTGATAAAGAAGAACTCGGCATTACCTGTGCGCTGATCCCAACCGATGTTGAAGGCGTTGAAACTGGTCGTCGTCACTTCCCGCTGAACTGTATGTTCCAAAACGGTCCAACCCGCGGCAACGAAGTGTTCGTCCCATTAAGCTTTATTATTGGCGGCCCGAAAATGGCAGGCCAAGGCTGGCGCATGCTGGTGGAATGTTTATCTGTGGGTCGTGGTATTACTCTGCCATCAAACTCTGCCGGTGGCGTGAAAACCGCAGCCTTAGCAACCGGTGCCTATGCGCGTATTCGTCGCCAATTCAAACTCCCTATTGGTAAGTTAGAAGGGATTGAAGAGCCAATGGCACGCATCGGTGGTAACGCCTACCTGATGGACGCGGTAACGTCATTAACCACTACAGGTATCGACTTAGGTGAAAAACCTTCGGTTATCTCGGCTATCGTGAAATATCACCTGACAGATCGTATGCAGAAATGCGTAATCGATGCCATGGATATCCACGGCGGTAAAGGTGTGTGTTTAGGCCCTAACAACTACTTAGGCCGTGGCTATCAAGCCGCGCCCATTGCGATTACTGTTGAAGGCGCAAATATCCTGACTCGTTCGATGATCATCTACGGCCAAGGCGCTATCCGTTGCCATCCGTACGTGCTCGCAGAAATGGAGTCCGCGTTTGATAATGAATCTGGCCAAGGCTTAGCTAACTTCGATGCGGCAATTTTCGGTCACATTGGTTTTGCGACCAGTAACTTTGTCCGTAGCTTCTGGTTAGGATTAACCTCAAGCCGCTTCTCTAATGCGCCTTACTCTGATAAAACCAAGCGTTATTATCAACATATGAACCGTTTCAGTGCCAACCTTGCCCTGCTTTCTGACTTAGCTATGGCAACTTTGGGTGGTAACTTAAAACGTAAAGAACGTATCTCAGCCCGTTTAGGTGATCTATTAAGCCAGCTATATCTTGCATCGGCGACGCTCAAGCGTTACCAAGATGAAGGCCGTCAAACCGACGACTTGCCATTGGTACAATGGGCGGTTGAAGATGCTCTGTACAAGTTACAGGCTTCATTAGACGACTTATTGGATAACTTCCCTATGGGCCTTGGCGGCGTATTACGCGCAGTGATGTTCCCATTCGGCCGTCCACTGAAACGTCCAAGCGATGTGCTAGATCATAAAGTGGCTAAGATCATGCAAACGCCCTGTGAGAGCCGTGATCGTTTAGGTAAGGGCCAGTTCTGGACTAACTCTGAGCACAATGCTGTGGGTATTCAAGAACAAACGCTCAAAGATATCCTCGCCTCAGAGCCTTTATTCGATAAGGTATGCAAGGCCAGCGGTAAACGTCTGCCATTTATGTGGTTAGATAAAGTCGCCGCAGAGGGTAAAGCCCTAGGGGTATTGAGCGATGCCGAAGTGCAATTACTTGAAAGAGCAGAAATTGGTCGTATGAAGTCTATCAATGTGGATGACTTTGACCCAGCCGAACTGCGCCCTGAAGTGGTTGCCACCGTTTCACAGGAACGCGCTGCGTAA
- a CDS encoding VOC family protein, producing MLLGIHHAAIICSDYEKSKYFYVTILGLTVLAEHYREARQSYKLDLQLPDKSQIELFSFDNPPKRPSYPEACGLRHLAFRVASIETSIKHLTAHHIAVEPVRIDEYTGKKFTFFSDPDGLPLELYEL from the coding sequence ATGTTACTCGGCATTCACCATGCTGCGATTATTTGCAGTGACTATGAAAAATCGAAATATTTTTATGTGACCATTCTCGGACTTACCGTACTGGCAGAGCATTATCGTGAAGCGCGCCAGTCCTACAAACTCGATTTGCAACTACCCGATAAGAGCCAAATTGAGTTGTTTTCATTCGACAATCCACCCAAACGACCTAGCTATCCCGAAGCCTGCGGCCTTAGGCATCTCGCCTTTCGCGTCGCATCTATTGAAACTTCGATTAAGCACCTAACTGCCCATCATATCGCCGTCGAGCCCGTCCGCATTGACGAATACACAGGTAAAAAATTCACCTTCTTTAGCGATCCCGACGGCTTACCCTTAGAGTTATATGAGCTATAG
- a CDS encoding acetamidase/formamidase family protein: protein MLKYSTLMYLSLVFGQVQAADQWLLTTDLWGNPVYGTLTLTLNGDNLSGDIDGDKLSGHRQGASLIFESINMDGTVYNYEGKMQDNTIDGIADFPDTNNPSVRVKHAFSARKIATRPEGQPRLYEFMPTNYSNLFDPHRTPVLTIWPGDTVQTKTIDSGGVDEHGETKALFGNPQTGPFFIATAAPGDTLVIRINRLRLNRDYADSLDAIVGRALGARFATQADELGKPVRWKLDRERGIASLETPTEHLKDYTVKVRPMLGGLAVAPGFGSAPISTGDTGRFGGNMDFNEVIEGNIVYLPVQQPGALLYLGDAHALQGDGETSQYALETSMDVEFTVDVIKAKSIAMPRVESPDQLMVLGQAGSLDEALRSATTGLIQWLQQDYGLTLPECAILLGSAAHYSVPNLAGRSVGVALKLDKTLLTMPRLKGKG from the coding sequence ATGTTGAAATATTCCACACTCATGTACTTGAGTCTTGTGTTCGGGCAGGTGCAAGCTGCTGACCAATGGCTACTAACAACGGATCTCTGGGGTAATCCTGTATATGGCACACTGACTTTAACACTCAACGGTGACAATCTCAGTGGTGATATAGATGGTGACAAGCTGAGCGGACATCGCCAAGGCGCAAGTCTCATATTTGAAAGCATTAATATGGATGGCACTGTCTATAACTATGAGGGTAAGATGCAAGACAATACCATCGATGGTATTGCCGATTTTCCGGATACCAATAATCCGAGTGTTCGAGTGAAACATGCCTTCTCGGCACGGAAAATAGCCACCCGTCCAGAAGGCCAACCGCGGCTTTATGAATTCATGCCAACGAACTATTCCAATCTATTTGATCCTCATCGCACCCCCGTCCTTACGATTTGGCCAGGTGATACAGTACAAACAAAAACGATTGACTCGGGTGGGGTCGATGAGCATGGTGAGACTAAGGCTCTATTTGGAAATCCGCAAACTGGCCCTTTCTTTATTGCCACAGCAGCGCCAGGGGATACGCTGGTAATACGGATAAATCGCCTTAGATTGAATCGAGATTATGCTGATAGTTTGGATGCGATTGTTGGGCGAGCATTGGGGGCTCGTTTTGCGACTCAAGCGGATGAACTTGGCAAGCCTGTGCGCTGGAAATTGGACAGAGAGCGCGGAATTGCAAGCTTGGAAACGCCAACTGAACATTTAAAAGACTACACAGTTAAAGTGCGGCCTATGCTAGGCGGGCTTGCGGTTGCACCTGGTTTTGGCTCTGCGCCGATATCTACGGGTGATACCGGACGTTTTGGCGGTAACATGGACTTTAACGAAGTGATTGAAGGCAATATTGTTTATTTACCCGTGCAACAACCCGGTGCTTTACTCTATCTTGGCGATGCTCATGCGTTGCAGGGAGATGGTGAAACCTCGCAGTATGCTTTAGAAACCTCTATGGATGTAGAATTCACGGTTGATGTGATCAAAGCTAAATCGATAGCGATGCCGCGTGTTGAATCACCGGATCAGCTTATGGTCTTAGGTCAGGCGGGATCATTAGATGAGGCATTACGCTCGGCGACGACAGGGCTTATTCAATGGTTACAACAAGATTATGGCTTGACGCTGCCAGAATGTGCGATTCTCCTCGGCAGTGCTGCTCATTATTCTGTTCCTAATCTCGCGGGGCGCAGTGTTGGTGTTGCCTTGAAGCTTGATAAGACACTGCTGACTATGCCTCGTTTGAAGGGTAAAGGGTAA
- a CDS encoding DUF3108 domain-containing protein, with the protein MRTISTLLLILSALSHSLFAMAAPTPLTPQTAEYQVNYGDIELGKAKYNLPQMEDGVFKYRFDSDLSLLLLTDVRHILSEFSQDGEQLLPLRYLHQRQGVGPNFTEQTAFAKAQGFIHTRYKDEKGKFPFEGDIFDPLMVQLQFRLDISAGKDVLDYKMVKDNEVDEYKFHVIGKERMTIESGSYDTVKIEVVRDNKKRQTFFWMAPDLAYLPVRLTHFEKGSKQLDIKLLKYHFDEKVSAEPASTATHESHKAPKLLGTDEN; encoded by the coding sequence TTGCGCACTATTTCCACGTTATTATTGATTTTATCCGCGCTCAGCCACAGCCTTTTTGCCATGGCAGCCCCCACACCATTAACACCACAAACGGCTGAATACCAAGTAAATTACGGTGATATTGAATTAGGTAAGGCCAAATATAATCTGCCGCAGATGGAAGATGGTGTATTCAAATATCGTTTCGATAGCGATCTAAGCCTGTTACTGCTCACCGACGTTCGCCATATATTGAGTGAATTCAGCCAAGATGGCGAGCAGCTGCTACCGCTGCGATACTTGCATCAACGTCAGGGTGTTGGCCCCAATTTCACAGAGCAAACGGCTTTTGCCAAGGCCCAGGGTTTTATCCATACCCGCTATAAGGACGAGAAAGGCAAGTTCCCATTCGAAGGGGATATATTTGATCCTCTGATGGTGCAGCTACAATTTAGGCTCGACATTAGCGCGGGTAAGGATGTGCTCGATTACAAGATGGTGAAAGACAATGAAGTCGATGAATATAAGTTTCATGTTATCGGCAAGGAACGTATGACCATAGAAAGTGGCAGTTACGACACGGTCAAAATTGAAGTGGTTAGAGATAATAAGAAACGCCAAACCTTCTTTTGGATGGCGCCGGATTTAGCCTACCTGCCCGTGCGCCTCACGCACTTCGAAAAAGGCAGTAAGCAGCTCGATATTAAACTGCTTAAATATCATTTCGATGAGAAAGTATCAGCCGAACCCGCCTCGACTGCCACGCACGAATCGCACAAGGCGCCAAAACTGCTAGGCACGGATGAGAATTAA
- the rhlP gene encoding rhombotarget lipoprotein (RhlP (RHombo-target LipoProtein) is a family of predicted lipoproteins that, in general, co-occurs with a form of rhombosortase, and that has an apparent cleavage site for that enzyme, a GlyGly motif, near the C-terminus.), translating into MKFKLIILVSLMLALSGCSAFFNGNTTEKNAVSSSLVEYLYPDEKSRQAQQPSLPVLRLPITVGLAFLPSSHWQADAIDSRAQIALLDKVKQSFIKYDYIDRIEIIPSTYLKNGKGFDTLQQVARLHDVDVMALVSYDQLMQSHENKSAILYWTIVGMYVIPGNENAIQTFVDTAVFDMRSQKMLFRAPGINQLTERSTAVGVTTTLREKSYEGFDLAVNDMIVNLDDELARFKTRVKEEQVATIEHKQGYSGGSLSLLILSLLGIFAIRRLTICRE; encoded by the coding sequence ATGAAATTTAAGCTAATAATATTAGTCAGTTTGATGTTAGCGCTTAGCGGCTGTAGCGCATTTTTTAACGGCAATACCACAGAGAAAAATGCGGTATCAAGTAGCTTAGTCGAGTATCTCTACCCCGATGAGAAGAGTCGCCAAGCTCAGCAGCCATCCCTACCTGTGCTACGTTTGCCTATTACTGTCGGGCTCGCTTTTTTACCTTCATCCCATTGGCAAGCCGATGCCATCGATAGTCGCGCGCAAATCGCCTTGCTCGACAAGGTCAAACAATCCTTTATCAAATACGACTACATAGATCGCATCGAAATCATCCCTAGCACCTATCTTAAAAATGGCAAAGGTTTTGACACCCTGCAGCAAGTCGCCCGTTTACACGATGTCGATGTAATGGCGCTGGTCTCTTACGATCAGTTGATGCAAAGCCACGAAAATAAATCCGCCATCCTTTATTGGACTATTGTGGGTATGTATGTGATCCCAGGTAATGAAAATGCCATTCAAACCTTTGTCGATACGGCAGTATTTGATATGCGTAGCCAAAAGATGCTCTTTAGGGCCCCGGGCATTAATCAGTTAACAGAACGCTCAACCGCTGTTGGCGTGACAACAACCCTAAGGGAGAAATCCTATGAGGGCTTTGATCTTGCTGTGAACGATATGATAGTCAATTTAGATGATGAGCTCGCCCGCTTTAAAACTCGGGTTAAAGAAGAGCAGGTGGCCACCATAGAACATAAACAAGGTTATAGCGGTGGTAGCTTATCCCTATTAATCCTTTCGCTACTGGGGATATTTGCAATTCGCCGTTTAACTATCTGTCGGGAATAG
- a CDS encoding MGMT family protein, with amino-acid sequence MPSFPKDKSPLYAYLTQDEAALEAQTAKAEPLSPMAKIWHIVAMIPQGRVSSYGKVADLAGLPGRARYVSKALKSAPEHLSLPWHRVLNSQGQISFEKNSTAFQEQMELLRIEGVIVNRGKVKLSEFEWRPDMATLVMAMPF; translated from the coding sequence ATGCCATCGTTTCCAAAAGATAAATCACCACTATATGCCTATTTAACACAAGACGAAGCCGCCTTAGAAGCTCAAACTGCGAAGGCAGAGCCCTTATCGCCTATGGCCAAAATTTGGCATATTGTTGCCATGATCCCGCAGGGACGTGTTAGCAGTTATGGTAAAGTTGCCGATTTAGCCGGGCTACCAGGCAGAGCCAGATATGTCTCTAAGGCACTCAAATCGGCCCCCGAACATTTGTCACTTCCATGGCATAGGGTGCTTAACAGTCAGGGCCAAATTTCCTTTGAAAAAAATTCAACCGCGTTTCAGGAACAGATGGAATTATTGCGAATCGAAGGTGTAATAGTGAACCGCGGCAAAGTAAAATTGTCTGAATTTGAGTGGCGGCCTGATATGGCAACCTTAGTTATGGCCATGCCATTTTAG
- a CDS encoding cation:proton antiporter translates to MVEQITGMLALIGVLSLFCQWIGWKLRLPAILPLLLCGLTLGPGFGVLNPDAIFGDLLFPIISLGVAVILFEGALTLNFKEIKDHGRMVTHLVTIGTFITWACISGATFYLLDFSLDIALLFGALVVVTGPTVIVPMLRSVRPKSQLASILRWEGIVIDPIGALLAVLVFEYITVSGDPTTHVLFALGSMLSLGLGLGAISGYLVGQVLRHNLLPHYLRNTAVLTLMLGIFVASNLLQEESGLLTVTVMGIWLANMRGVDIAEILEFKETLTVLLISALFILLAARLDSNAMMDLGWGGVGVLAVTMLIARPLSIWVSGIGTSLSKADKWFLCWIAPRGIVAAAVSSLFAIKLEANNVQGADAIVPLVFLIIIGTVVIQSLTAGRWAKYLGVTSGSAQGLLIFGASKFSRELAKILKAKDVKVLLADSNWDNIRLARMDNIPVYFGNPASEHAETYMDLTGIGRVLIMSPYKQLNPLVTFYFQDLLGLKKVFGLNNAEQGSARHQLSESYKQRLCLFGDAVSYAKIASQMAKGAQLKVTNLTENFTFEHFRKRYGETALPLVYLTKEGKVTIVSGNDTQFPSGIELISLLPVEALEEAKIQQAIAEQEAIVAQAKVAEEAALAKTKAEEVTE, encoded by the coding sequence ATGGTTGAACAAATTACTGGGATGTTAGCACTGATTGGCGTGCTATCACTTTTCTGTCAATGGATTGGTTGGAAGTTAAGGCTACCTGCCATTTTACCTCTGCTGCTCTGTGGGCTGACTCTCGGACCCGGATTTGGGGTGCTCAATCCCGATGCGATATTTGGCGATTTGCTGTTTCCCATTATTTCCCTTGGGGTTGCGGTGATTCTGTTTGAAGGTGCATTAACCCTCAATTTTAAAGAAATCAAAGATCATGGCCGTATGGTAACTCATCTTGTGACCATTGGTACTTTCATCACTTGGGCCTGTATCAGCGGCGCCACTTTTTATCTACTCGATTTTAGTTTGGATATCGCCCTATTGTTTGGTGCATTGGTGGTTGTAACTGGCCCAACTGTGATTGTGCCTATGCTTAGAAGTGTGCGACCTAAGTCGCAGCTTGCCAGTATTCTGCGCTGGGAGGGGATAGTGATTGATCCCATAGGTGCATTGTTAGCTGTATTAGTGTTTGAATATATTACGGTATCTGGCGACCCCACCACCCATGTGCTTTTTGCTTTAGGTTCTATGCTGTCACTTGGCCTCGGGCTGGGGGCGATATCTGGTTATCTCGTTGGCCAAGTATTGCGCCATAACCTTTTACCCCATTATTTGCGTAACACTGCGGTGTTAACTCTGATGTTAGGGATTTTTGTGGCATCAAATCTCTTACAGGAAGAATCGGGATTACTGACGGTGACAGTCATGGGCATTTGGCTCGCCAATATGCGAGGGGTGGATATTGCAGAAATTCTTGAATTTAAAGAGACCTTAACTGTACTGCTGATTTCTGCCTTGTTTATTTTATTGGCGGCGCGCTTAGATTCCAACGCCATGATGGATTTAGGTTGGGGCGGTGTTGGGGTCCTCGCGGTCACTATGCTAATCGCAAGGCCATTGAGTATTTGGGTGTCTGGCATTGGAACGTCACTATCAAAAGCGGATAAGTGGTTTTTATGTTGGATTGCGCCGCGGGGGATTGTTGCCGCGGCGGTGTCGTCATTATTTGCGATTAAATTAGAAGCCAATAATGTGCAGGGCGCCGATGCTATTGTGCCTTTAGTATTTTTAATCATTATCGGCACTGTGGTTATTCAAAGTTTAACCGCGGGCCGCTGGGCGAAATACCTTGGGGTAACATCGGGTTCGGCTCAAGGCTTATTAATTTTCGGTGCCTCTAAGTTTTCCCGCGAGTTGGCAAAAATCCTAAAGGCGAAGGATGTGAAAGTGCTGCTGGCCGACAGCAACTGGGATAACATTCGCCTCGCGCGGATGGATAATATTCCGGTGTATTTTGGTAATCCTGCCTCGGAACATGCTGAAACCTATATGGATTTAACTGGGATTGGCCGAGTGCTGATCATGTCGCCCTACAAACAGTTAAACCCGCTGGTGACCTTTTATTTTCAAGACCTATTAGGCTTAAAGAAGGTTTTTGGTCTTAACAATGCTGAGCAGGGCAGTGCACGGCATCAGTTATCTGAGTCCTATAAACAGCGGTTATGCCTCTTTGGTGATGCGGTTTCCTACGCCAAAATCGCCAGCCAAATGGCGAAAGGGGCGCAGCTTAAAGTTACAAACTTAACCGAAAACTTTACCTTTGAGCATTTCCGTAAGCGTTATGGTGAAACTGCTTTGCCCTTAGTGTATTTAACCAAAGAAGGCAAAGTGACCATAGTTTCTGGCAATGATACCCAATTCCCTAGTGGCATCGAGTTAATCAGCCTATTGCCAGTTGAAGCCCTTGAAGAAGCCAAAATCCAACAGGCGATTGCGGAGCAAGAAGCGATTGTGGCGCAGGCCAAAGTGGCGGAAGAAGCGGCACTTGCTAAAACTAAAGCGGAGGAGGTTACTGAGTAA
- a CDS encoding class II glutamine amidotransferase, whose product MCELLAMSANVPTDIVFSFTGLAQRGGVTGPHVDGWGITFYEGKGSRTFKDACPSSESHIAKLIQSYPIKSEVVISHIRQANRGCVSLENTHPFTRELWGRYWTYAHNGQLTDYQTKFQVSRYQSVGDTDSELAFCWILEQVAAKFGDRRPEDMLAVFRFVASLAEQIRALGVFNMILSDGEHLMSYCSNNLCYITRRAPFGKAKLIDTDVVIDFDKETTPHDVVTVIATRPLTENENWHVMQPGNWKLFRLGEPLIDC is encoded by the coding sequence ATGTGTGAATTACTGGCGATGAGTGCCAATGTGCCGACCGATATTGTGTTTAGTTTTACGGGATTAGCGCAACGTGGTGGGGTCACGGGGCCCCATGTTGACGGTTGGGGGATCACTTTTTATGAGGGTAAAGGTAGCCGTACTTTTAAAGATGCTTGCCCGAGCAGTGAATCCCATATTGCCAAATTGATCCAATCCTACCCCATTAAGAGTGAGGTAGTGATAAGCCATATTCGTCAAGCTAATCGCGGTTGTGTATCGCTGGAAAACACTCACCCTTTCACCCGCGAGTTATGGGGCCGTTATTGGACCTATGCCCATAATGGCCAGTTGACGGACTATCAGACCAAGTTTCAGGTCTCGCGTTATCAGAGCGTAGGCGACACCGACAGTGAACTCGCTTTTTGCTGGATACTCGAGCAAGTTGCGGCCAAGTTTGGCGACCGTCGCCCCGAGGATATGCTGGCGGTATTTCGATTTGTCGCATCACTTGCCGAGCAAATTCGCGCCCTTGGGGTGTTTAATATGATCTTAAGCGATGGCGAGCACTTGATGAGTTATTGCAGTAACAACTTATGTTACATCACTCGCCGCGCGCCTTTTGGCAAAGCAAAACTGATCGACACGGATGTAGTGATTGATTTTGATAAGGAAACAACTCCCCACGATGTAGTGACAGTGATCGCCACTCGGCCATTAACTGAGAATGAAAACTGGCATGTCATGCAGCCAGGTAATTGGAAATTATTCCGCTTGGGTGAGCCGCTAATCGATTGCTGA
- a CDS encoding HNH endonuclease signature motif containing protein, with product MTKIRVPISNDITADVMFSSDRTCCVCRERGKAVQIHHIDEDPSNNLFENLSVLCLECHNDTQLKGGFGRKLNAPLVIKYRDEWIERVSERRKIADEMAVSRQVGDVSISQQVEKSTFKVHPPTELKDPPMDYINSLPSFKVALLSQAQHKWDTGVTATIVQANYDYIDSLTGVLVTLSNYYSPEQFGELSPQQYFSEIISSRFQWHRTIAEPHGPGTGGTIVNVTVGGSVMSDIEKMIEDMVMALVGYDDSFDWRGWPKRWQGQKV from the coding sequence ATGACTAAGATCCGAGTGCCAATTTCTAATGATATTACCGCCGATGTAATGTTTTCATCGGATCGAACTTGCTGTGTATGCAGAGAGCGAGGCAAGGCTGTTCAAATTCATCATATTGATGAAGACCCTAGCAATAATTTATTCGAAAATTTGTCTGTGCTTTGTCTTGAGTGCCACAATGATACGCAGCTAAAAGGTGGCTTCGGCAGAAAGCTAAATGCTCCTTTAGTAATAAAATACCGCGACGAATGGATTGAAAGGGTCTCTGAAAGAAGAAAAATTGCTGATGAAATGGCTGTAAGCAGACAAGTTGGAGATGTGAGCATAAGCCAACAAGTAGAAAAGAGCACTTTTAAGGTGCATCCACCTACTGAGTTAAAAGATCCACCAATGGATTATATAAACTCTTTGCCTAGTTTTAAGGTGGCGTTGCTATCTCAAGCACAGCACAAATGGGACACTGGTGTAACTGCGACGATAGTACAGGCCAATTATGATTATATTGATAGCTTAACTGGCGTATTGGTTACTCTTTCAAACTACTATTCTCCAGAACAATTCGGTGAGTTATCGCCGCAACAATACTTTTCTGAGATCATTTCCTCAAGGTTTCAGTGGCATAGGACTATTGCAGAACCTCATGGCCCAGGAACTGGCGGAACAATAGTTAATGTGACGGTCGGCGGCAGTGTAATGAGTGATATTGAAAAAATGATTGAGGATATGGTTATGGCGTTGGTTGGCTACGATGATTCATTTGATTGGAGAGGCTGGCCAAAGCGATGGCAGGGTCAAAAAGTTTAA